Within bacterium, the genomic segment TCAAAGAACTGCTGCACGTCAAACCCGTCGCGACAGAACCAACTGACGCTGCCGGCACGGAAGCGCCCGAAGCGTGCGAAGCTCACGTCATGCGCTGCCCCAAATGCGGCGGCGTCATGAAACTGGTTGGTGAAATAGAGCCCAAACGGACCCCATCGCCGTAATCGCATCAGGGCAGTGACTTGAAATTCACGTGTTGATCACAGGGCAAGATTTGGGGTGTCACGGGAGAAGTACGCCCTGGACGTTCGTCAATGTCATGTTGGGCATGTAAAAAACCGTCGGGCATGATGAAAAAACTGTCAAAGAACATTTCCACCCGCTTCAAGCAAGGCCATCGGCTCATCTCAACGGTGGCCTTGAACCCTTCGCCACAGCTCATCCTTGATTCAAAGCTCAAATAAATAGGAAAGCGCTTAGTTCAACGCAGAATTATGCGGCGGCTCACGCTGTGCTCATTCCGGAGGTCTGTGCTGGGTATCGCGCCGCACGAATTCTTATCTCGTTAGAAGCGCTTAATCGAATCTGATTTTTTGGAATTCCTCGACTATCAAAAATCTAATTTCAGATGAATCTTGTTTCTGATTCTGACCCAAGACAAGTTCTGCGAGCTTTTGTATAGACTCCGCGTCGCCAAACTGTAAACCAAGAGCAACTGCTTGCTTCACGGAGTCAAGAGCCTCTTGATATCTATCGTTACCGAGCGCAAGCAGAATTAAGGCTCGATCAGCAAAGAAAACTGCGCGTTCCCTTTCATTCAATTTACTGCTTACTAGCTCAAATGCGTTTTTAAAGTTGTTAAGGCACTCCTCATGTTTCTTTAGACAAAGCTGTGAAGTCGCAAGATAAATTAGTATTTTGTGACTTTGCTCTCCTCTGATTCTTATGTGATTTCTATATGCAATCTTGAAAAAGTTTTCTGCAGTTTCATAGTCTCCATTGAACAAAGCAATGAGGCCAAGCTCTATTCTTGGCCATACATAATCTGCCCTCATAGCAATCGCTTTGTTTAAGTACTTTTCAGCAAGCTCGAATTGGTTATTTCTCCTGTAAGCTTGTCCTAACCTGTAAACGATGTTATCATCATCAGGCTTTTTGCTATGCAAAATTTCTAGGTTGGATATTGCTTCGTCGAACCTACCGTAGTCAGTGAGAAGTTTGTTGAGTCTTCTATAGATTCTAGGATGGTCAGGTTTAATATTGTACGCCTTCTGATAGTCAGCGATTGCTTCACGATATTGACCTTTTGTATAGTGCCATTCACCTTCTACCAATGGTATTAAGATTTGAAGCATATTCTCTCGTTCATCAATGAAGCTTTCCTTCAAAGAATTGAGTTCTTTTAACTCGCTTTCGATTTTGGCCTTGCCCTCGTTCAGTATTTTCTCAAGATCTTTGCGAATTTGGTCAATCTGGGAAAATCGCTTAGTAGCAATCCATCCCGCGATTGCAAGAATTGCTACAAAAATTCCAAAAAATAGTGCTGATAGGTCAATTATTTTCCCCGCAAAATCAAGTATGGTATCTTGCTTGGCACTTAGTACTTCTTTAGTGATTTGATCATTGATTGAATTCTCTTTCAAAGCATTTGTAAGATGAATCAGCCTCTCACGAATTACAACCAGAGAATCGTTTATTTGTTTGAAGGATTCCTGAGAGAGATTTTGAATTTCGCTATTCGCACCAGAACTCTGGATTCGGCTGCCAGTTGTCGATTGTGCGTTCAAGTTCTTTGGACAGATAATACAAGGGACTGCAAATAGGATTATCAGTTCATGGAGTATTCGTTTAGGTTGGCGTACGTTTTTCATTGTTGTATTACAATTGGAAAGTTATTGCGAGCTTCGTCGCGGTAGGAACGGCGGTCACCCGCCGTCCCCCGCACAGTTCCCGGCGTGCAGTTTTCCCGCACCGGGCTCTTCAGAGATACTCGCTTCCGCAATCGCACAGTTTGCACTGCGCGACTTCGCTATTCCCCGCAGGGAGGTTTGCTCGTGTAATCTGGATCGGCATGTCCAGCACAAGTTTCCTTTGCAGGCTGCGTATCCCTGTCAGCCGCCTTTCCCATGTGGACGGCTCTCCCGTCCTCCGAGTAGGCATACATCCCATCGATGGCTTACTACTTGATGACAACCTTGGCCCAATCGGGATCGTAATCGCCGGAAGCCGGACTGTTGGTCAAATTGGTTTGACCCGAGCCGTCGGCGTTCATGACATAGATTTCATAGTTGCCGTCACGGTCGGTTTGAAATGCAATCTTCTTCCCGTTCGGCGACCAGGTCGAGTGGAATTCCGTGGCCGGCGTGCTAGTCAAACGCGTCTGCTGCGAACCGTTGCTCTTCATCACATAAATTTCGAAGTTGCCGTCGCGGTCGCTCACGAAGGCTATGCGCTTGCCGTCAGGGGACCAAACCGGGTTGTGATCATTAGCGACATTGTCCGTAATCTTGATCACGTGTGAGCCGTCCGGGTTCATCATGTAGATTTCGCTGTCGCCGTCGCGGTCGCTGTCAAAGGCGATCTTTTTGCCATTGGGCGACCAACTCGGATATTGATCAAGACTGGGATGATTGCTCAGATTGACCGGGGCAGAACCGTCGGCGTTCATGACATAGACTTCCGAATTGCTATCGCGAAAACTCGTGAACGCAATTTTCTTATCATCAGGCGACCACACGGATTGATGATCGGCAGTTGCGTCGTCGGTCAACTTGGTTTGCTTGGAGCCATTCGCGTTCATGACGTAAATCTCACAGCTTTGATCCGCGGCATGGCAGGCAGTGTAGGTGATTTTTCTTCCGTCCGAAGACCAGCTCGGACGCGCGTTGTAATCGGGTTCCGGCGTGAACGTGATCTGCGTCGGGAACGCGCCGTTCGGCGCCATGAGAAACATTTCGATCCAACCGTTGCGATCGCTCGCAAAAGCGATGAGGGGAACAGCGAGATTATCCTTTTGCAGGACTGTGTTCGGTGACCCCAATGGTTCGATTGATACAGGCTCCGTGGGCTCTTCGGAGCAGCCTTGCGCTATCAGCGTGAAGAGCAGGAGCAAGCGGGCAACATGTAGCCTACACATTAAGCACCTCACAATCATGATTGTGTAGCAGAGCATCTTCTTGAATTACAGCGAGATTTACCGAAGTTTCTGAGCTGGAGGCCAACGGTCTGAGTTACGTCGTTCACATAAACCACCCGGCGGTGCGATGCACTACTTCGCCGAATTTGCGCATGAAAGCCACCTCTTCTTCGCAGAGCGGGCCTTCGCGAACGGCACGCAGATTTTCCTCGAACTGCTTGAGGTTGCTCGGGGCGGTCATGCACACGGAAACGTCTGGATTGCAGAGCGCGAAACGATAGCACATGCCGGGCATACGGATCGGCTCCGCTTGCGGCCAATGCCGCGGCCGCGACGATTCCGCAAACGAAGATATATACGGCGCGCTGCGCCCGGTTACGCAAGCTTGGTACTGCGCATCAAATGCGGCGACGTTTCTGCGTCATGTGCGACCAGCCGTTCGAAATCGTGAACGGTTGCGCATTCCGGAGAAAACTACCAGGGATTCCGGTTGAAACTTAACCACCCGGCCCTGTTGCCTTGCTAAACGTTGTTTGAGTCAAGGGGTGGCGGTTTTCAACTGGAATATGAACTTGGTCGCAACGTGAAAATCGCGTACTCTTCACGGGGTGCAAAGCTGAGATTGCAGGCCTCACGGGAGAAGA encodes:
- a CDS encoding tetratricopeptide repeat protein, yielding MNAQSTTGSRIQSSGANSEIQNLSQESFKQINDSLVVIRERLIHLTNALKENSINDQITKEVLSAKQDTILDFAGKIIDLSALFFGIFVAILAIAGWIATKRFSQIDQIRKDLEKILNEGKAKIESELKELNSLKESFIDERENMLQILIPLVEGEWHYTKGQYREAIADYQKAYNIKPDHPRIYRRLNKLLTDYGRFDEAISNLEILHSKKPDDDNIVYRLGQAYRRNNQFELAEKYLNKAIAMRADYVWPRIELGLIALFNGDYETAENFFKIAYRNHIRIRGEQSHKILIYLATSQLCLKKHEECLNNFKNAFELVSSKLNERERAVFFADRALILLALGNDRYQEALDSVKQAVALGLQFGDAESIQKLAELVLGQNQKQDSSEIRFLIVEEFQKIRFD
- a CDS encoding DPP IV N-terminal domain-containing protein, whose protein sequence is MGSPNTVLQKDNLAVPLIAFASDRNGWIEMFLMAPNGAFPTQITFTPEPDYNARPSWSSDGRKITYTACHAADQSCEIYVMNANGSKQTKLTDDATADHQSVWSPDDKKIAFTSFRDSNSEVYVMNADGSAPVNLSNHPSLDQYPSWSPNGKKIAFDSDRDGDSEIYMMNPDGSHVIKITDNVANDHNPVWSPDGKRIAFVSDRDGNFEIYVMKSNGSQQTRLTSTPATEFHSTWSPNGKKIAFQTDRDGNYEIYVMNADGSGQTNLTNSPASGDYDPDWAKVVIK